Genomic window (Streptomyces yatensis):
ATGCGCTACCGGCGTTCATGCTGATCGCGGGCCTCTTCGCAGGGGAGGACACCCCGGTGGGCTACCGCGAGGCATGCCGCGTGTACATCGACGGCAGTCAGCGCCTGGACTTCGTCAACGACCTGTCCGAAGACCTCGCCGACGGGCGGCTGAACCTGGTGCGGGAGACTCTCGACGCACACGGTGTCAGCCGCGTCGACCTGGAGAAGGCCAGGGACACCTCCGGGACCCGGAGCCTGGTGGCGCACGTGCTCGGCCAGGCCCACCAGTCCCTGTCCGGCAGCCGGAGCCTGGTCGGCCTCGCGCCACCCGAGGGCCGCCCGCTGTTCCGCGCCATGATCGAGATCGAGCAGCTCACGGCCACGGCGGCCGCCGCCAAGGGTCCCGGCGTCCTCCGCGCCCCCGCCCGGCCTCCGCTGCCGGCCACCGCCCGGGTGCTGCTCCGGGAGCGCCGCCACGCCCGTCGGCCGCGCTGAACGTGGCACATCCGCGCGTCAGCGCGGAACGGTGTCCGCGTCCGGGGTGGCCGTCGAATAGAAGACGGACTTCTGCTGCTTGGTGCGGTGTGCTTGGCCCTTGGCGACGAGTGATTCGAGGGTGCTGCGCACCACCGTGGGCTTGATGTCGCGTCCCGGAAGAGCCTGGGTGAGAGTGGCGGTGATCTCGGCCGCGGAGCGGGGCTCGCCATGCTGGGTGAGGTCACCGCGCACGAGCTCCCGGAGCGTGGGCGCGCCCGCTTCGCGCCCTGGCTTGCGGCTCGGGCGGCTGCCGGCTGACTCCGTGCTCTTCCGATGTCCGCTGGTCGCGCCGGCCTTCTTCCGGGGCTTGCGGGTGGCAGGCGGCGCCGCGGACTCCCGCGTGGCGGAGGGACCATTCCCGGAGACGCTGACGCCACCGTTCTGCGGTGTGCCACCGACGGCGTCGTCACCAAGGGTCTCTCGCATGCTGAGCAGGAGCGCCCGGTTGTCTTCCAGCACCGCCAACTGCTCCTGCAGTGAGGCGATTTCGGAGCTGAGGCGCTCGTGCTCGGCGGAGTTGCGTTCCAGATCGGCGGCGACCTGGGCCGCGTACTGGGATTTCAGGCTGGTGTTATCGGCAGGAGTGTCCACTACAAGCTCCCTCATCTGGGCGCACACCACGTTGGTGCTGGATGGTACATCCGTGTGATTGCCACGTGGAGGCCGATCCCGCCGTTGAGCTGGTGCGGTGGCCGCGGCCACCGCACCAGGGGGTGCACACACGGTCGGCAGCTCGGTGGCCACGTTCCGACGGCCGGACAGTCCTTGCCCCGCTTAGCCGGACACTCGTAAGGTGACGTGTGTCAGGTTGCCATCAACTCCGCAGCAAGGAAGGCGAGATGACGACCACCGCATCCGAGGCCGCGTTCACCGGCGAAGCGCCGTTCTTCCCCGCCCCGCGCACCTGCCCGTTCAGCGCACCTCCGCAGCACACCGCGTTCCGGGAAGCCGGCGGTCTGCACAAGGTCACCATCTGGGACGGCTCCACGCATTGGCTGGCCACCCGGCACGCGGACATCCGTGCCGTCCTCTCCAGCCCGTCCTTCAGCGCCGATGTGCGCAACCCCGACTTCCCGCTGGTCCACTCCAACCAGCCCGAACACGAGGGCGGTCTGTTCCTGCGGCTGGACGACCCCGAGCACGCCAGGCTCCGGCAGATGCTCACCAAGGAGTTCAGCGTCAGGCGCACGCAGGCGATGCGCGAGAACCTGCTGCGGATCACGGACGAGTTGATCGACGCGATGCTCGCCAAGGGCGGCCCGGCCGACTTCATCCGGGACTTCGCACTGCCCCTGCCCTCCCGGGCCATCTGCCTCATCCTCGGCGTCCCCTACGAGGACCACGACCTCTTCGAGTGGCACGCCAACGCCGGGACGGACCTGGACGTCAGCCACGAGGAGCGGGCCCGTGCACAGCGGGAGGCGTTCGCATACTACGAGGCCCTCGTCGAGCGCAAACGCCGAGAGCCCTCCGACGACATGATCAGCCGGCTGCTGGCCCACCACACCGGCCCGGACGGGTTCGCGCCCGAGATGATGCCCGTCCTGGTCGGAATCCTGGTCGGCGCCGGACACGAGACCACCGCCAATATGCTGAGCCTGGGCACGGTGGCGCTCCTGGTCAACCCGGATCAGCGCGACCGGCTGCGGGCCCACCCCGAGTTGGCCCCGAGCGCCGCGGAGGAGATGCTGCGCTACTGGAGCATCGTCTCCACCGATCCGCGGCGGGTGGCCCTCGAAGACGTCGAGGTGGGCGGGCAGCTTGTCCGCAGGGGCGAGGGAGTCATCGTCTCGCTGATCGCGGGAAACCGGGACCCCCGCGCCTTCGGCGCCGACGAGGGCGAGTGTCCCGCGGACACGCTCGACATCGCGCGCAACGCCCGTCGCCACGTGGCGTTCGGGTTCGGCTCCCACCAGTGCCTGGGCCAGAACCTGGCCCGGGTGGAGATGCAAGTGGCCTGGCCGCGGCTCTTCGAACGCATCCCCGGGCTGCGGCTCGCCATCGCCCAGGACGAGCTGCCGTTCAAGAAGAACTCCATCGTCTACGGCCTCAACTCCCTTCCGGTCACCTGGTGAGCCGGGCGGAACCCTGACGACAGAAGGACTGCCCCTCGAGGTGTCGCAGAATGAGGTGCATGAACGAGGACACCGCCACCGACACCACACGCCGGCGCAATCCCCGCGGCCAGGGGGACCGGCTCCGCGCGGAGATTCTGGCCGCCGTGGCACGGCTCCTTGACGAGAAGCTCACGCAGAACCCACTGCCGGTGTCCCTCCGGGAGGTCGCACGCGAAGTCGGCATCGCCGCCCAGAGCATGTATCTGCACTTCGCCGACAAGGACCAGCTCGCCCGCGCCGTCGCCGAGGACGGCTACCAACGTGTCGTCGCGGCCATGCGCGACGCCGATGGCCAGGCGGCCGCCCACGGTGCCGACGCAGGCGAACGCCTCCGCGCCCAGGCGAACGCCTTCTGCGCCTTCGCCCGCGCCGAGCGCGGTGTCATCCGCCTGATGTTCGGTCATAACTCGTCCAGCTTCGGCGAGCCCGGCCGGACCCACCCGGCCCGCCTGCTGTGGCGGCAGTGGCTGGACGCCATCCACGCCTGTGAGGAGGAAGGGCTGCGCTGGCCCGACGGCGCCGAGCAGACCGCGATCCTCCTGTGGTCCGCCCTCTTCGGCCGCTTCGCCCTGTGGACCTCCACGTTCGGGCGCCACGACGCACAGGAACTCACCACCTTCGTCGACCGCACCGTCGACACTCTGCTGCGCGACGCACATCGGTGACGGCGTCTCAGGGCCTGCCGTCGGATGCGCCGCATGCGGCAGACTGCGTGCGGCATCATGATCACTCGCCGCCCCGTACCGGCGCGGTGACCGGCCGCTCCACCCGGCGAAGCATCTGAAAGGACCACCGATGACCTTGGACGCAGGACCGATACGCTCCGGCGCGCACGCGACGGCAGACGCGGTGGCGGACGGCCTCCCGGCCACGATGCGCGCGGCGCGGTTCGACGCGGCGGCGGGCACGCTCACGGTCGAGGATGTGCCCGTGCCCCGGCCGGGAGCGGGCGAGGTCGTGGTCAAGGTGGCCGCGTGCGGCATCTGCCAGTCGGACCTGAGCCAGCTCGACGGCCATATCGCGCCCCGGCTGCCGGTGGTCACCCCGGGGCATGAGGCGTCGGGCGTGGTGGCGGCGGTCGGCGATGGCGCCGGGCACTGGAGCGCGGGCGACCGGGTGGTCCTGGGCGCGGGAAAGGCGTGCGGCACGTGTCCCGCCTGCCGGTTCGGCGGTGGTACGAACACCTGTGAGGACCTCCAGGTCATGGCCTTCCACTACGACGGGGCCTGGGCCGAGTACGTACTGACCGACGCCACCACGCTCATCGCCGTGCCCGACTCCGTACCGCTGGAACACGCCGCCGTGCTCGCCGACGCCGTGTCCACCCCGTACGGCGCCATCGACACCGCCCAGCTGCGGTCCGCCGAATCCGTGGGCATCTGGGGGCTGGGAGGCCTGGGCACCCACCTTGTGCAGCTGACCCGCATCTGCGGCGCCTCCCCGATCGTCGCCCTCGATCCCCTGCCCGCCGCACGCGAGCGCGCCCTCGCCCTGGGCGCCGACTTCGCGCTCGACCCGACGGACGATGGCACCCGGGCCAGGCTGAAGGAGATCACGGCGGGCAAGGGCCTGGACGTCGCCTTCGACTGCGTCGGGCGCACGCCCTCCTTCACCCAGGCAGAGCGTGCCCTCGGCCATCGGGGCCGCCTGGTGCTCGTCGGCATCTCTCCCGACCCGCTGTCCGTGGGCCCCGAACTCCACTTCGTGCGCAACCGCCACACCGTGATCGGGCACACCGGGTATCGCATGGAGCATCTGGAGGACCTGGTCGAGCTGACCGCCCGGGGCCGTCTGGACATCTCCGGGTCGGTCAGCGCGGTGCTGCCACTGGAGGACGTGAACGAGGCCATCCGCCGGCTGCGCGACCGGGAGGGCAACCCGATCCGCATCCTGCTGCGGCCCTGAGGCGGGTCTGCTGTCGGCGAAGGCCGCCCTGCCGGTGGCGGCCTGTCGCCTAGCCTCCGGGTATGGCTGATCATTGTTCGGTGGAGCCGGCAGGGATCCGGCTGGCCTATCAGGTGTCGGGCCCGCCGGACGCTCCGCCGCTGGTGCTGTTGCACGCCCTGGGGGAGGACGCCACCGACTGGGACGTGGTGGCGTCCGTCCTCGCCCGGAGCCGGCGGGTCTACGCCCTCGACCTTCGTGGCCACGGCCGAAGTGACTGGCCGGGGGACTACTCCCTCGAACTCATGCGGGCCGATGTGCTCGCCGTGCTGGACGAGCTGGCACTCGGCCAAGTGGAGCTGGTCGGCCACTCGATGGGTGGGATCGTGGCCTACCTGATCGCGTCGGACCAGCCGCGGCGGGTGGCCCGGCTCGTCCTGGAGGATGTCGGGGCTCCGCGTCCCCGGCGGCCGACCACTCCGGCCAAGCCGGAGGGCGAGCTCACCTTCGACTGGGAGATGGTGCTCGCCATCAGGAAGCAGATCGACACGCCGGACCCGGTGTGGTGGGAGCGGCTTGCCGGGATCACCGCCGATACTCTGGTGGTGGGCGGCGGCCCCGGTAGCCATGTGCCTCAGGACGGCGTCGCCGAGCTGGCCCACCGCATCCCCGGCGGACGCATGGTCACCATCCCGGTCGGGCACCTGATCCACAGCGCGGACCCACAGGCGTTCACGGAGGCGGTTTCGAGGTTTCTGGAGCTGTAGAGGGGTATCCGCCCTGCCCCAACGCTGGAGGTCCCGCTCAGGTCCCGCTCAGGCCCCGCTCTCCCCGGCGGTCCGATCGACCCGTTCGCGTACCCAGGTCAGGAACGTTCGCACCTCGGCGGCGGGCAGGGGGACCGCGGATGAGCGGGGTCGCTCGAAGCTGCGCACCGCGGCCTCGACGAGCGGCCGGAAGTCCTCCTCGGCCAGGGCGACTTCCCGCGCCGCCCCGCGCTTGGCCATCCAGCGCCCCGTACGGCAGAACACCACCGCGCGGCAGCCGTTGAGCACACGGTTGTCCGCGAGGTGACCTTCGCCATCGCCGTGCTCACGGACGGAGGCGCGGATCGCGGCCAGCACGTCCGGGCGCTCCGGCGCGGCGATCACCTCCCGGGCGGGGCGGCCGAACAGCGAGAGCCCGGTCCGATGGGCGACGGAGCGGTCGATGACGTACCAGAACGCCGGGGACCGCGCCGCGTCGAAGTCGGCGCGGTTCGGCAGCAGCGGGCCGGTGTTGAGGTCCAGCAGGTACCCGGCCGCGGCGGAGGGGCGGCTGAGGAAATCCGTTCCGTAGACCACCAGTTCCAGGCCCGCCGCCGGGCAGGGGAGATGGGGGTGGGCGAGGGCGCCGGCCAGGTCGTGCAGGGCCGGTCCGGGCAGCGACGGCTCCACGGCGACCGTCACATCGACGTCGCTGCGCCCGTGCCGATAGTCCCGCAGTGCCAGGGAACCGACCGCGAAGACACTCACCAGATGAGGCCCGCACACCGTGCGGATGCGCCGGACGAGTTCCACCAGGTAGGGCCGCAGTTCGGTGGGGAGGGACGGCGGATCTTCGCGAGGGTGGGCCACATGTCCAGTATCCACAGCGTGATCCGGGCCGCCGGTCCCCCCTGTGCACCTCATCCGTCCCTTATTGTGCCTTTTGTCGTAGAGCCTTCGTGGGCGGGACGGAGTCGGGGACGTGGCGTTCGCGGAGTCGGCGAGTGGTGGCGAGCCCGCGTCCTCTCCTGAACCCGGCCCCGTGTCCGGCGTGCGGTACTGGGTTCCGCTGCTGGCCGTGTGCGCCGGGTACTTCATGGTGATCCTGGACGTGACGGTCATCAATGTGGCCGTGCCGGTGATCGGCCGTGAGCTGTCGGCTTCGCTCACCGGCATCCAGTGGATCACCGACGGGTACACCCTGGTCTTCGCCGGGTTCCTGTTGAGCGGCGGTGCGCTGGGGGACAGGCTGGGAAACCGCCGGATCTTCTGCACCGGCGTGGCGGTGTTCACCGTGTCCTCGGCCGCGTGCGCCTTCGCGCCGAGCACCCCCGTCCTGATCGCCGCCCGGGTGGTGGAGGGCCTCGGCGCGGCGCTGATCGTGCCCGGCTCGCTGGCCCTTCTCCAGCAGGCGTATCCGGCTCCGGCCGCCCGCTCGCGGGCCTTCGGGGTCTGGGGATCCACCGCGGGCATCGCGGCCTCGGCGGGGCCGCTGCTGGGCGGGCTGCTGGTGTCCACCGTGGGCTGGCGGTGGGTGTTCCTCATCAACCTGCCCGTCGGCGTCGCCTGCCTGGTGCTGACGCTGCGCCAGGTGGCACCCTCCGACCGGCTCACCGGCCGGGCCCTGGACTGGCCGGCGCAGTGCGCGGTGGTGGCGGCAGTGGCCTCGCTGACCGCAGCGCTCAACGAGGCCGGCCGGCGTGGGTGGACCGATCCGGCCGTCCTCGCCGGGATGGGCCTGTCCGTACTGGCCACGATGGCGTTCCTGGTGCGCGAGCGGCTGGCCCGCTCGCCCGCCGTGCCGCCGAGCCTGCTGCGCTCGCGTGCGCTGGGTGGCGGAGCCGTCATCGGCCTGCTGTTCAATTTCGGCTTCTACGGCATGGTGTTCACCGCCAGCCTGGACTTCCAGCACCAGCGCGGCTACAGCGCCCTCGTCACCGGCCTGGCGCTGTTCCCCGCGGTGGCGATGACCATGTTCGCCTCCGTGCTGTCCGGGCGGCTGGCCCGCACGACCGGCGACCGTCCGCTGGTGTTCAGCGGCATGCTGCTGGCGGGCCTTGGGCTGGTGGGCTGGGTCGCGGCGGGAGTCGATCCTCCTTACCCGCTGCTGGTGGCCCCGATGATGGCGGCGGGGTTCGGCACCTCCTTCGCGCTCACCGGCTCCGCCTCCACCGTCATGGGCGCCGCCCCCGCGGCGTACTCAGGGACCGCCTCCGCGCTGTTCAACACCACCCGCCAACTCGGAAGCGCCATCGGCGTGGCGCTCGGTGGCACCCTGCTGGCCACCGCTGCCGACTACGGCGAGGGGCTGCGCACCAGCATGGCCATCGGTGCGCTCGCCTACCTGGCCGCCGCGGGTCTCGCATGGTTCTGCGTACCGCCCAAAACCCGAGGGCGAAACGGCTGATACGGAGGCTCGCACCTCCCGCTGAGCGGTGGCCGACCCTATTACGGAACGTCGCGCGTATGGCTGCCCGTCGTCGCGGATCCGTTGCACTCTGATAAAGGTGAGTGACCATTCGTGGTCGCCGTTTCGGACCGTCTCGGGGCCCATTATCTCGACCTGGCATTCAGCCGAGCGAAACCGTTGTTTCGCTGCCTCGGCGGCTTCTGTCTCTGTCGTAGACAGGATGCGCGCGTCCGCGTACGCGTCGATGGCCGGCCGCCGCCCCGGGCACCCGTCCGCTGCCGAGGGGTGCGGTGACCGAGGCGGGTGTGGTCGCTCCGTTCCGTGATCGGC
Coding sequences:
- a CDS encoding TetR/AcrR family transcriptional regulator — encoded protein: MNEDTATDTTRRRNPRGQGDRLRAEILAAVARLLDEKLTQNPLPVSLREVAREVGIAAQSMYLHFADKDQLARAVAEDGYQRVVAAMRDADGQAAAHGADAGERLRAQANAFCAFARAERGVIRLMFGHNSSSFGEPGRTHPARLLWRQWLDAIHACEEEGLRWPDGAEQTAILLWSALFGRFALWTSTFGRHDAQELTTFVDRTVDTLLRDAHR
- a CDS encoding phytoene/squalene synthase family protein; translated protein: MKTSGGSGMSRWGTALDAAGISDPRLREDYTHQRKLVAGYRRSSYLAARLLLPPPLLPHLIAATAFMHRTDTLLDSGPAEERAGAFAEWAKQVRDGLAGGGSEHAAVRPLLHTVSAHPGLRERVEDFLDAAPLELEFTGFAAEADYQRYVDTYALPAFMLIAGLFAGEDTPVGYREACRVYIDGSQRLDFVNDLSEDLADGRLNLVRETLDAHGVSRVDLEKARDTSGTRSLVAHVLGQAHQSLSGSRSLVGLAPPEGRPLFRAMIEIEQLTATAAAAKGPGVLRAPARPPLPATARVLLRERRHARRPR
- a CDS encoding zinc-binding dehydrogenase; this encodes MTLDAGPIRSGAHATADAVADGLPATMRAARFDAAAGTLTVEDVPVPRPGAGEVVVKVAACGICQSDLSQLDGHIAPRLPVVTPGHEASGVVAAVGDGAGHWSAGDRVVLGAGKACGTCPACRFGGGTNTCEDLQVMAFHYDGAWAEYVLTDATTLIAVPDSVPLEHAAVLADAVSTPYGAIDTAQLRSAESVGIWGLGGLGTHLVQLTRICGASPIVALDPLPAARERALALGADFALDPTDDGTRARLKEITAGKGLDVAFDCVGRTPSFTQAERALGHRGRLVLVGISPDPLSVGPELHFVRNRHTVIGHTGYRMEHLEDLVELTARGRLDISGSVSAVLPLEDVNEAIRRLRDREGNPIRILLRP
- a CDS encoding MFS transporter translates to MAFAESASGGEPASSPEPGPVSGVRYWVPLLAVCAGYFMVILDVTVINVAVPVIGRELSASLTGIQWITDGYTLVFAGFLLSGGALGDRLGNRRIFCTGVAVFTVSSAACAFAPSTPVLIAARVVEGLGAALIVPGSLALLQQAYPAPAARSRAFGVWGSTAGIAASAGPLLGGLLVSTVGWRWVFLINLPVGVACLVLTLRQVAPSDRLTGRALDWPAQCAVVAAVASLTAALNEAGRRGWTDPAVLAGMGLSVLATMAFLVRERLARSPAVPPSLLRSRALGGGAVIGLLFNFGFYGMVFTASLDFQHQRGYSALVTGLALFPAVAMTMFASVLSGRLARTTGDRPLVFSGMLLAGLGLVGWVAAGVDPPYPLLVAPMMAAGFGTSFALTGSASTVMGAAPAAYSGTASALFNTTRQLGSAIGVALGGTLLATAADYGEGLRTSMAIGALAYLAAAGLAWFCVPPKTRGRNG
- a CDS encoding aminoglycoside adenylyltransferase domain-containing protein, whose protein sequence is MAHPREDPPSLPTELRPYLVELVRRIRTVCGPHLVSVFAVGSLALRDYRHGRSDVDVTVAVEPSLPGPALHDLAGALAHPHLPCPAAGLELVVYGTDFLSRPSAAAGYLLDLNTGPLLPNRADFDAARSPAFWYVIDRSVAHRTGLSLFGRPAREVIAAPERPDVLAAIRASVREHGDGEGHLADNRVLNGCRAVVFCRTGRWMAKRGAAREVALAEEDFRPLVEAAVRSFERPRSSAVPLPAAEVRTFLTWVRERVDRTAGESGA
- a CDS encoding alpha/beta fold hydrolase, whose protein sequence is MADHCSVEPAGIRLAYQVSGPPDAPPLVLLHALGEDATDWDVVASVLARSRRVYALDLRGHGRSDWPGDYSLELMRADVLAVLDELALGQVELVGHSMGGIVAYLIASDQPRRVARLVLEDVGAPRPRRPTTPAKPEGELTFDWEMVLAIRKQIDTPDPVWWERLAGITADTLVVGGGPGSHVPQDGVAELAHRIPGGRMVTIPVGHLIHSADPQAFTEAVSRFLEL
- a CDS encoding cytochrome P450: MTTTASEAAFTGEAPFFPAPRTCPFSAPPQHTAFREAGGLHKVTIWDGSTHWLATRHADIRAVLSSPSFSADVRNPDFPLVHSNQPEHEGGLFLRLDDPEHARLRQMLTKEFSVRRTQAMRENLLRITDELIDAMLAKGGPADFIRDFALPLPSRAICLILGVPYEDHDLFEWHANAGTDLDVSHEERARAQREAFAYYEALVERKRREPSDDMISRLLAHHTGPDGFAPEMMPVLVGILVGAGHETTANMLSLGTVALLVNPDQRDRLRAHPELAPSAAEEMLRYWSIVSTDPRRVALEDVEVGGQLVRRGEGVIVSLIAGNRDPRAFGADEGECPADTLDIARNARRHVAFGFGSHQCLGQNLARVEMQVAWPRLFERIPGLRLAIAQDELPFKKNSIVYGLNSLPVTW